The genomic stretch CGCGCGCCGGCTTCCCCACCAGTAAGCGCTGTTCCTGTTGCAGCAACTGTCGCAAATCCTCGTCCGCTGTCTCGCCGTCCCGGACTTGAAACTGCACGGTCTGGCCCGTTCGCATCAAATCGGCCACAGCCAGGGCGCCCGACTCTCGATCGCTCTCGATGAGGTTGCGAATCAGGAAATCGCCGCGACCGTATTCCTCCTGGTACTCGTTGATCACGCGGCCCAGAAACAACAGGCCCGAGCGCGCTAATTGCCGATCCTTCGAGGGCAACTGCGGCAGCATCTCCTGCAAAATCTTCATCGGCGGCCGTCCGCCGAGCTCGAACACCACGTTCTTTTCGGCGCGCGTCACCACCAACGGTTGGCCGATCGGCCGACAACCCTGCGAGACAACCGTTCGCAACGCGATTTTGCCGGTCAGACCGACGCCCACTGCCCCATCCTCATAAACCTTGCCATCAAGAAACAGCCGATTCTCGCCAGCCTGGTGTGCACCGCTGGCCAGTCCGCCGATGATCGGCGCTCGCGGATAAGCTTCCGTCAACGCATCGACAAGCTGGACCGCATGCGTCGTGAACGGGTCGACGAACATGAGAAACTGGGGCGATGCATCGGGTTCAAGTTCAAGCTGGAAATGCCAGAAGTCCGGGCCGGTCGATTCCTCCAGGTTTTTCTCGTCCAGGTGGAACGGCGCGACTTCGACGCCGGGCAACTCCCCTACCAGCAACGAAATCGCCGGCTGCTGTTCAACCTCTTGATCGACTCCAATGATTCCCGCTCCGGTACAGCCAACCAAATGTCGGGCTCCCACCGCCTTTTGCACCGCCTCGACGAGGCCGTTGATTTGGGGCACAAACTTTGGGTGGGCGAAAAGCACCGCCAGTTCGGTCTTGGCGGGGCCGAGTTGCGTGGCGACCTGGCGGCCCAGGTCCTCCGCAGCTTCTGCCCAATCCGTTTTGGTTGTCAGCGCCGAGGCGAATCGCATGCTGCACTCTGACTTAAGCGGGGTTTCTTTTCAACCAGCCTTTGGCGGTGGCGGCTGAAAAAAATGGTGGAGAGGGGTGGATTCGAACCACCGAAGGCGTAAGCCAGCAGATTTACAGTCTGCCCCGTTTGGCCACTTCGGTACCTCTCCACATCTGATTCTGCCAGGCAAATATAACGATTTAAGGGCGAATAGCCATCTTGCGATCAGACAATCGCCGCAGTGTTCTAACCGGTTCTGCGGCGCGGGTCAATCGCGATCAATATATTGATTGGGCGCACCGGATGACACGCACAGCCGGCGTGTCAGGGAGCGGCTACTCTGATCGTTAGCGGAACCTCGAGGGATGGTTGTTCCGGATAATTTGTCTCAAACGTGAGCCGGCCGCGCGTTGACTCCTTGAGAGGGTTGTCCAGCTTCAACGTCACCTCAAACTTGCGGCCTTTTTCAAGCTCCGTTACTTTCACAAGCAAATCTTCCAACGTGCTGGCGATGTCCCCCAGTTCCAATGGCTTGTCGGACCGGTTTGAGGTGACAATAATCTTTTGGATGACAGCTTCTTTCGAGGTCGACGCGGGCCAGTGAGTGGCGTCTGGTATGGTCCAATCCACAGCCTGGGGTGCAAGGACGATCGAACTGAGAAATCGCCCGGCCGCGGGGACAAGGAACGCAGGTTTCGCCGGATCATCCGTGTACACGCTGAGAATGTCGGAGAAATCTCCCGACACGCCGGTGCCGGCGACTTCGACGCCAAACCGGGCTGCCTGCGGATGCAAAGCGTCTTCCTTGTCGATTACCACCTTGAGTGTCTCTGTGCCGGGTTCGACTTTTGTGATCGTGAGTTTCTTGCCGTCGAGACGCTTGACGTTCACAGCCGCGCGGGACGTTTGGCCAGCGGCAACCCCATCAAGAAATATCATCGGCGGGTCGAAATCGTACAACGCCTTGGCCTGCCCCTTGATTGTTAAAAGCAGCTCCGGAAATGCGGGGTCGTTGCTCGGGACCGTGATGTGTTTCTCGACGGCGCCGCGGGCATTGGTCAGATCCAACGTAAAGACCAGCTCACCCTTCGCGCCGGGGGGCAATGTATCCGGCTGCACCTGGGCAACCGTGCAACCACACGAAGGATCGGGTTTTTGCACATTCAGAACGCCATCTCCTGCGTTTCGGAACGAGAATTTACCCGTGATCGACGCTCCTTCCGAGCTGGCGCCGAAATCGTAGACCGTCTTGTCGAACTCAATATGCGGCTTGCCTTCTGCCCGTCCATGGGCGACCGCCAGACCGAGCCAGATTGCCAATGCCAGGGTTTCTCGTTTCATTCGTCTCCAATGTTCGCCAAGCCCGCGGCGAAACGGCGCGGACAAACGTGCCTCCCAGTGTCGTCTGAGTCGCTCAATTTTTCAATCTCGGCGACGCATGATTGAGTCGACCGATACTGCTTTCCAGCATTCTTGCAAGCGATGTTTCTCAGCATTGCTGCGCGCGGCGCCATCTCGATCAAGGCCGCGGCTCCCCCATTCGTAGGCTTGTCTTTCCACCCAAGCAGCTTGCAATAATTGCCATGCAGGCCAGTAATTTTGTGGCACACACGGTGCTAGTTCGTTTAGCCAAGTGAAGGCGAGTATTGTGCGAACAGTGTGCGGCGCTGCCCGGTGGCAGCGTTTGCTGGTGGCGTTGGCGTTCATCTTACCGTCGGCCGGACGTGCGGGCGTCGTCGAGGTCGACCTCATCAACAACGACATCGCGGAAGTTCACGGGGCCATCCTCCAGTGGGTGTCGAGCGCGACGGTGACCAACGGACGCTTCGTACCGTTCTTGCAGATCAACGCCACCGGGATCGCCGGCGACTACAATCGCAAGAAGATCGTACAGGTACAGGACGTGCCGGTCGTGTCGCTGAACGGCACGGACTTCCTACAATTCGCATTGGACGTGCAAGGGGCCGTTCTCTCGCTGGATACGATTGAAATTTTTACCGCGGCCACGCCGGCGCGGAATACCACCGATCTCGGTGACATTGGCGTGAAGCGCTGGGACCTGGACAAGAGTTGTTGGGATTACGCGACGCAAACCGGAACAGACTGCGATCCATCCTGGGACGATGTCGTCGTGCAAATCGATCCGCACCGCAACCCGAAGCCATCGGGCGTCGACGTATTCCTGTACGTGCCGGCCGTCGAATTCACCGGCGCCCAGCCAACCGATTACGTCTACTTTTTCTGTGTCTTCGGCAACCCGTGGAAACCGGTCACCTCAACAGTCACGCTGCACCCCAAAGGTCCCGGCGCCGCAAAATGGGGCTTCGTCAAACCGCTCTCACCCTGAGTGAGGTGCCGTGTGATTCTTCTGGTTTCCCGATTCATCCGGCAAGCCCGTTCCCTCGTTGCCCAGTAGTCCGTAAAGGGCAAGCTTCTTCCGCATCGTCGGGCGCGATACCCCGAGCCACCTGGCCGCCCGAACCTGATTGCCGCGGGCGAGGTCGATGGCTTGCCGGTACAGTTCGTACCCGACGTCCCATGTCAACGCGGTTTCAACGTTTTTTATGTCACCGCGTGCGGCACGGTGCAGCAGATCGCTGACGTATTGCGAGATCGTTTGGTCCTGTGAGGGCGGAGGCTGGCGGCGTTCACCGAGCGCGCTGTGAACGATGTCCGCCGTGATTGTCTGGCCATGCGCCAGCAACATAAATTTGGCCACGACGTTTTCCAATTCGCGAACATTGCCGGGCCACGGGTGCTGTTGCAGGGCGACGATGGCTTCCGGCCGAACCCCGCACACCGTAGCGCCCAATTCGGTGGCAAAACGCTGGATGAAATGGTTCAACAATGCCGGAATGTCTTCCGGACGCTCGCGGAGCGGCGGCAGTCGGATCGCGGCGACGTTCAGGCGGTAGTAGAGATCTTCCCGAAATTTGTTTTCCTTGATCGCCGCCGTCAGGTCGCGATGCGTCGCGGCGATGATGCGGATGTCCACGGGCAGGACCTCGTTGCTGCCGAGCCGGCAAATGGACTTTTCCTGCAAGACACGGAGCAGTTTCGCCTGCGTGCCCGACGTCATATCGCCGATTTCGTCGAGAAAAATCGTCCCGCCATGCGCTTGCTCGAAGCGCCCGATGCGTCGCACGTCCGCGCCGGTAAACGCGCCGCGCTCGTGCCCGAAGAGTTCGCTTTCGAGCAACGTTTCTGGAATCGCCACGCAGTTGATGGTGACGAACGGCTGGTCTTTGCGGGAGCTGTGTTGCTGCAACGCACGCGCCACAAGCTCCTTGCCGGTACCTGTTTCCCCCTGCACGAGGACGGTGACCGGCGACCCTGCGAAGCGCCCGATGTCCTTGTAAACCTGCTGCATCACGCGGCTGGTGCCAATAATCGCATGCCTGGCAGTTGTGGCGTGCCCGAAACCGACCGGCTCGGAGATCCGCCGGTAACCATCCACCGCTTGCGTGACGGCAGAAAGCAGGTTGGCGACAAACTGCTGCGTTTCCTTGAGCACATATTCATACGCGCCAAGTTTGATGGCCTCGATTGCGAACCGGGTCGCGCTGTCGGCGGTCATCAGGATAATCGGCAGTTGCGGTTTGGCAGCGTGCAGTTCACTGATGATTCGCAGGCCGTCGGTGGACCCGAAATCGCCCTGAAGATGCAGGTCGGTGATGACGATATCGAAAGATTCGCTGCGCGCGCGCGCCAGGCCCACATCGGCCTGGTCAACCAGGTCGACAACGTAGTCTTCCACGCCCTCGAACGCTTCCGCTTCGAGGAAGCGCTTCAGCGTGGCGGCCATCACTTTGTCATCTTCGATGATGAGAACTTTGGGCATCGTTAGCCTTCCTCGCAGCAGGGTAGCACGATGCGAAAGATGCTGCCCTGATTTTCGGTGGTTCGGAAATCCAGCACGCCACCATGTTTATCCACGATCCGCCACGCAATCGGCAAACCCAGTCCCGTGCCGTCCTCCTTGGTGCTAAAGAATGGTTCGAAGAGGCGCTCCTGCATTTTTGGAGTAATGCCGCGGCCGTCGTCCTGGACCTCCAGAACCACCACGCCGGTTGGCCTTCCCTTCAACGTTTCAGTAGCTTTGCGGGCGCGCAGGGTGACGGTCCCGTTGCGCCCGATGCTCTCGCCGGCATTCTTGACGAGGTTGATGAGGACCTGCTTGATCTGATGCGGATCCGCGCGAAAACGGGCGTCCGTCACTGCGTCGAGCTTCAGGTTGATGGCCTGCCGGGTGAATTGCGGGGCGAACAGGTCGCGGACTTCCTGCAGCGCGGTGGCAGCCGACACCGTGACCAGCTCCGGCTCCGCCGGTCGGGCGAGTTGCAGGAAATCGCCGACGATGCGATTGAGCCGGTTAATCTCGTCGCGAATGACGAGCGCGTC from Verrucomicrobiia bacterium encodes the following:
- a CDS encoding sigma-54 dependent transcriptional regulator — its product is MPKVLIIEDDKVMAATLKRFLEAEAFEGVEDYVVDLVDQADVGLARARSESFDIVITDLHLQGDFGSTDGLRIISELHAAKPQLPIILMTADSATRFAIEAIKLGAYEYVLKETQQFVANLLSAVTQAVDGYRRISEPVGFGHATTARHAIIGTSRVMQQVYKDIGRFAGSPVTVLVQGETGTGKELVARALQQHSSRKDQPFVTINCVAIPETLLESELFGHERGAFTGADVRRIGRFEQAHGGTIFLDEIGDMTSGTQAKLLRVLQEKSICRLGSNEVLPVDIRIIAATHRDLTAAIKENKFREDLYYRLNVAAIRLPPLRERPEDIPALLNHFIQRFATELGATVCGVRPEAIVALQQHPWPGNVRELENVVAKFMLLAHGQTITADIVHSALGERRQPPPSQDQTISQYVSDLLHRAARGDIKNVETALTWDVGYELYRQAIDLARGNQVRAARWLGVSRPTMRKKLALYGLLGNEGTGLPDESGNQKNHTAPHSG
- a CDS encoding DUF1573 domain-containing protein, with amino-acid sequence MKRETLALAIWLGLAVAHGRAEGKPHIEFDKTVYDFGASSEGASITGKFSFRNAGDGVLNVQKPDPSCGCTVAQVQPDTLPPGAKGELVFTLDLTNARGAVEKHITVPSNDPAFPELLLTIKGQAKALYDFDPPMIFLDGVAAGQTSRAAVNVKRLDGKKLTITKVEPGTETLKVVIDKEDALHPQAARFGVEVAGTGVSGDFSDILSVYTDDPAKPAFLVPAAGRFLSSIVLAPQAVDWTIPDATHWPASTSKEAVIQKIIVTSNRSDKPLELGDIASTLEDLLVKVTELEKGRKFEVTLKLDNPLKESTRGRLTFETNYPEQPSLEVPLTIRVAAP
- a CDS encoding FIST N-terminal domain-containing protein, translated to MRFASALTTKTDWAEAAEDLGRQVATQLGPAKTELAVLFAHPKFVPQINGLVEAVQKAVGARHLVGCTGAGIIGVDQEVEQQPAISLLVGELPGVEVAPFHLDEKNLEESTGPDFWHFQLELEPDASPQFLMFVDPFTTHAVQLVDALTEAYPRAPIIGGLASGAHQAGENRLFLDGKVYEDGAVGVGLTGKIALRTVVSQGCRPIGQPLVVTRAEKNVVFELGGRPPMKILQEMLPQLPSKDRQLARSGLLFLGRVINEYQEEYGRGDFLIRNLIESDRESGALAVADLMRTGQTVQFQVRDGETADEDLRQLLQQEQRLLVGKPARAALLFTCLGRGEGMYGSAHHDVRAVQQSLGPLPVAGFFCNGEIGPVGQRAFVHGFTSVLGLFTEPAP